One window of the Babesia microti strain RI chromosome IV, complete genome genome contains the following:
- a CDS encoding hypothetical protein (overlaps_old_locusTagID:BBM_III07345) yields the protein MLHTRYIRNVMFRSHINLSFYNEMKRIIKFFSRKNTAYALFPLVPLFDNKYEGFRDNINDIDGINLNKLYKEFQKCNNDDLDELIFHEKIVEVLVNIDVRFLNEDSKTIYLHLLLISTNYCSINKDLKLANLISKLIKIYSTNGRYIIDTFPKNSVSKNLITKLKCYQEWNFNNETILDSLIKFLLSIKCKLSGGKLDLFEKALLLEMNRQRLYNLYISSFYNDIHGITKGSFGTNFVTKWIESLYYLIVINVIYVYNFIKFLQTYGEVPSDVLSVENDRLKCSISKNRMEIVASNRNNKLKNITDIEHNQTRLDMQYYGQRVPRTTHSEWSYSDNSTTFQLDRSRYSPRSEFIRQLPRCTMEPRWPE from the coding sequence ATGTTACATACTAGGTACATTAGGAATGTAATGTTTAGGAgtcatataaatttatcattttacAATGAAATGAAGAGAATTATCAAGTTTTTCTCAAGAAAAAATACCGCATATGCATTATTCCCCTTAGTGCCGTTGTTTGacaataaatatgaagGCTTTAGGGacaatattaatgatatagatggcataaatttaaacaagTTGTATAAagaatttcaaaaatgtaataatgatgatttagATGAGCTTATATTTCATGAAAAAATAGTAGAAGTGCTTGTCAATATAGATGTTAGGTTTCTTAATGAGGACAGTAAAACTATTTACTTGCACttattgttaatttctACCAATTATTGTAGTATTAATAAGGATTTGAAACTGGCTAATCTGATTTCCAAATTGATAAAGATATATTCAACAAATGGGCgatatataatagatacttttccaaaaaattctgtatctaaaaatttaattactaAGTTAAAGTGCTATCAGGAATGGAATTTTAATAACGAAACAATTTTAGACAGtttaatcaaatttctGTTATCAATTAAGTGTAAATTAAGTGGCGGAAAATTGGATTTATTCGAAAAAGCTTTACTACTGGAAATGAATAGACAACGactttacaatttatatatttcaagTTTCTACAATGATATTCATGGAATTACTAAAGGCAGTTTTGGAACGAATTTTGTAACGAAATGGATAGAGAGCTTATATTACttaattgtgataaatgTTATCTACGTATACAACTTCATTAAATTTCTACAAACATACGGAGAGGTACCTAGCGATGTTTTAAGTGTGGAAAATGACAGGCTAAAGTGTAGCATTAGCAAGAATAGAATGGAAATTGTAGCGAGTAatagaaataataaattgaaaaatataactGACATTGAGCACAATCAAACACGATTAGATATGCAATATTATGGACAAAGAGTACCCCGAACGACACATTCTGAATGGTCTTACAGCGACAATAGCACGACTTTTCAGTTGGATAGGAGTAGATACAGTCCTCGGAGTGAATTCATAAGACAATTACCCAGGTGTACAATGGAGCCTAGATGGCCagaatga
- a CDS encoding Pepsin A (overlaps_old_locusTagID:BBM_III07350), translating to MLYNEILICCTIICITLNAAFSLKHHQFTDVKNCDVCKGNECRLCVYSPNSPKAEEGDLSIFLDENHKNVKKGSYYSAIRGKGIGGSLGSLYSNNSYEMITINHIRNSQYTGEVEIGNPRQKIYPIFDTGSTNLWTVGSDCSSEYCQNVHVFDPEASKTFSKMKNTNDIYIKFGTGEVEGYAGKDTVKIGNLIAHNQSFGIIVKESAESPINNPFKAIQFEGIVGLGFPDMSSIPGTPIFDNLAHQNLISTEFSFYFSKDSYKNSYLFIGGIDEQYYKGPVHMFPVAREHYWEVKLDALYIDDIKFCCDEPSYIIFDSGTSFNTLPSHEIKKFFKRFPEVNCEDIDNWPVITYVIHGIRIKLTPHQYVLKTGVKCRPAYMQLDVPSEFGHAYILGTYSFMRHYVTIYKRSMQHGQPSLVGVAKANHNEEF from the exons atgttatataatgaaataCTCATTTGTTGTAcaataatatgtattacACTCAATGCAGCATTTTCCCTGAAACACCATCAATTCACGGATGTGAAAAATTGCGATGTTTGCAAGGGAAATGAATGTAGGCTTTGCGTTTATAGCCCAAATTCCCCCAAA GCTGAGGAGGGCGATTTATCGATATTTTTAGACGAAAACCATAAAAATGTTAAGAAAGGATCTTACTATTCTGCAATTAGAGGCAAAGGAATCGGTGGAAGCTTGGGGAGTCTGTACAGTAACAATAGTTATGAAATGATAACCATAAATCACATAAGGAAT AGCCAATATACTGGAGAGGTGGAAATTGGAAATCCTAggcaaaaaatatatccgATATTCGACACAGGGAGCAC AAATTTATGGACAGTAGGCTCCGATTGTTCTAGCGaatattgtcaaaatgTTCATGTTTTCGATCCGGAAGCATcaaaaacattttcaaaaatgaaaaatactaacgatatatatataaagtTTGGCACTGGTGAAGTTGAGGGATATGCCGGAAAGGATACTGTCAAAATTGGCAATCTAATCGCCCATAACCAATCATTTGGTATTATTGTAAAGGAATCTGCAGAATCTCCTATTAACAATCCTTTTAAG GCTATACAGTTTGAAGGCATTGTTGGACTTGGATTTCCAGATATGTCAAGCATTCCAGGAACACCaatatttgacaatttagCACACCAGAATCTGATATCTACAGAATTCTCcttttatttttcaaaagaTTCCTACAAA AActcatatttatttattggaGGAATAGATGAACAATATTACAAAGGTCCAGTACACATGTTTCCCGTCGCCCGTGAACATTACTGGGAAGTTAAGCTGGATGCGTTATAtattgatgatattaaGTTTTGCTGTGATGAACCAAGTTATATAATCTTTGACTCTGGTACatcatttaatacattACCAAGTcatgaaattaaaaagtTCTTCAAACGATTTCCTGAAGTG aatTGTGAAGATATAGATAATTGGCCAGTGATAACATATGTAATCCATGGAATAAGAATTAAACTTACACCCCATCAATATGTTTTGAAAACTGGAGTCAAATGTAGACCAGCATATATGCAATTGGATGTGCCAAGCGAATTTGGTCATGCATATATTTTGGGAACATATTCTTTTATGCGCCattatgtaacaatttacaaGCGATCAATGCAACATGGACAGCCGTCCTTGGTTGGTGTTGCTAAGGCTAATCATAATGAGGAGTTTTGA
- a CDS encoding Elongation factor P (overlaps_old_locusTagID:BBM_III07355), with protein MPDISFHVVILYILVTNNNVLCSQKITFLRGNCSNYILAWVDRLCIPKVFRKELNDLLVRQDPKLIDKVLTEFPVDPNYFKKTAIKKTKQKKTVANQLVEADAESVTSDSEEEDNLTKADFDYAKPTTVNHVKLGAHVNYKDCVYLVTYTQHISQGRGKGHFKLKLKNIKTDKEGNFSFSDTSKLDVIIPSKLSCKFVNVDPQSGNYNFVRVDNGKLVVMPKNHHSPYRKYLKEDLHCTLLRFKDTILSLTIPFSIDYRVIKLDTCNFAATLENNLVITVPTYIKVGDIVQISTTKGEFMKRIINK; from the coding sequence ATGCCTGATATTTCATTTCACGTggtaatattatatatattagtaacaaataataatgtgttATGTTctcaaaaaataacattccTAAGAGGAAATTGTTCAAACTACATTCTTGCATGGGTAGATCGACTTTGCATACCAAAAGTTTTTCGCAAGGAACTCAACGATTTATTAGTTCGTCAGGATCCAAAACTTATCGATAAAGTGCTTACTGAATTTCCCGTAGATCctaattatttcaaaaagACAGCTATTAAGAAAACTAAACAAAAGAAAACTGTAGCTAACCAATTAGTTGAGGCTGACGCAGAATCAGTGACATCGGATTCTGAAGAGGAGGACAACCTTACCAAGGCTGATTTTGATTACGCAAAACCTACAACAGTCAATCACGTCAAGCTCGGTGCTCATGTTAATTACAAAgattgtgtatatttagTAACTTACACGCAGCATATATCTCAAGGTCGTGGTAAAGGTCACtttaaattgaaattgaaaaatattaaaactGATAAGGAAggcaatttttcattttccGATACATCAAAATTAGATGTAATAATTCCATCCAAACTTTCTTGCAAATTCGTAAATGTTGACCCTCAAAGTGGTAACTATAACTTTGTTAGAGTTGATAATGGTAAATTAGTTGTTATGCCAAAAAATCACCATAGCCCCTATCGCAAATATCTAAAAGAAGATTTACATTGTACCTTACTCAGATTTAAAGACACTATTCTTTCATTAACTATTCCCTTTAGCATTGATTATAGGGTTATTAAGCTTGACACGTGCAATTTTGCTGCAACGcttgaaaataatttggttATTACAGTTCCTACATATATTAAAGTCGGTGATATCGTACAAATCAGCACCACAAAAGGTGAATTTATGAAAAgaatcattaataaataa
- a CDS encoding hypothetical protein (overlaps_old_locusTagID:BBM_III07360): MDSIEECNKLVDAVTKLATSFDYQAQEYLYNLTRDENAINIALSFLLSNKYVLNYSSSYSNEILQYITDVRGPSSCCIWDNIQLDENTSRHLGHITSILFKEHMHIVLCFDDAKLIALIDTLVTIWQLQSTISLVTQSCFADNATDDHITRVISMIIFKKPQLLTHFINILNTPEVTDKYVADFSMKFKLRNCDRDDIYVTRYRHMIVYVLAQVLENFVSSNVTDKISFLPINFSDLVILSGNCNNRYLYSCALLIVNSLNFHISEELLHQLLVIVEKSGFDCDILEMWNFAISHLQYLKVDNFMMKSFRLVQNGLIESTNPINIVPVLNGITVYYVNNSSVPTEIVRAYRQLLSVESLDIPIEIGELFAAVRNACTESLITYDKIASFVSQFDIRMISSRLIELCNPNMQCWSWLNVNCCVEEFPTDYDIYIDSMKNVFKDLFFILPEQLLDTIISEILQSVNENTETSLIALICYDCLEVRHALAILDKIKSLFTLKLSSNYDFILTCMFCQSIFVPHLHRIKDILFQRFVINMKISNIWSKRLAKCIAILNDRDSVHSVIECVQYILETSKSKGVLSQNHYPSILSLSNLLDTLPQMPCDVNLTGSNYIFCKCLLALSISTRQLSQILPKIALNLDILYEGDVDNDLFCLSTSDSQAAVNLLMQLYIQNKVTDIPNELHEIRHPGLLMLCNLNENFEQFRMNKCVEFMSTVSQESCCHCAWACIAYASYVIEQKFNFEFSMEMVKVIYRVLPCLIKMVKSKNEPLHWDLDAILEYRINEIHPSIKCLKGTIWNIYYDGTVSVGSDACKYLSLVNKYAPRIIKSLSNPNVLQLVYQISMCTGSIEVIANKIAISL, from the coding sequence ATGGATAGCATTGAAGAGTGTAATAAATTGGTAGATGCGGTGACCAAATTGGCTACATCATTTGATTACCAAGCGCAAGAATATCTATACAATCTTACCCGCGATGAAAATGCAATTAACATTGCATTATCCTTTCTATTATCCAATAAATACGTGTTGAACTATTCAAGCAGTTACAGCAAcgaaattttacaatatataaccGATGTTCGTGGCCCAAGCAGTTGTTGCATCTGGGACAATATCCAATTGGACGAAAATACCAGTAGGCATCTGGGCCACATAACGTCTATTTTGTTTAAGGAGCATATGCATATAGTTTTGTGTTTCGACGATGCAAAGCTTATTGCACTTATTGATACATTGGTTACTATTTGGCAATTACAATCAACTATATCACTAGTAACTCAAAGCTGTTTCGCTGATAATGCTACTGATGATCATATAACGAGAGTTATTTCTATgattatattcaaaaagCCGCAATTATTAACCCACTTCATCAACATACTAAACACTCCCGAGGTAACTGATAAGTATGTGGCTGATTTCTCAAtgaaatttaaattaagAAATTGCGATAGAGATGATATTTATGTCACAAGGTATAGGCATATGATTGTCTATGTGTTAGCTCAGGTgcttgaaaattttgtgtcTTCGAACGTTACTGATAAGATATCTTTTTTGCCAATTAACTTCTCAGATTTAGTCATATTGTCGGGAAATTGTAACAATAGGTATCTTTACTCATGCGcgttattaattgtaaattcaTTGAACTTTCACATTTCAGAAGAGTTATTACATCAATTATTGGTAATTGTTGAGAAATCTGGATTTGACTGCGATATACTTGAGATGTGGAATTTTGCAATCAGtcatttacaatatttgaaaGTTGACAATTTCATGATGAAATCTTTCAGGTTAGTCCAAAACGGGCTCATTGAATCCACAAATCCAATAAACATTGTGCCTGTATTAAACGGTATAACAGTATACtatgttaataattcatcAGTTCCAACTGAGATCGTAAGAGCTTACAGGCAATTGCTTTCCGTCGAATCCCTTGACATTCCCATTGAAATCGGTGAGTTATTTGCAGCTGTCCGAAATGCTTGCACTGAAAGTCTGATTACGtatgataaaattgctTCATTTGTGTCGCAATTTGACATAAGAATGATTTCAAGTAGGTTAATTGAACTTTGCAATCCTAACATGCAATGTTGGTCTTGGTTGaatgtaaattgttgtGTAGAAGAATTTCCCACGGATTATGACATATACATTGATTCTatgaaaaatgtatttaaagACCTATTTTTCATCTTACCAGAACAACTTTTAGACACTATAATAAGTGAGATATTACAATCTGTAAATGAAAATACGGAAACGTCACTAATAGCATTAATTTGCTATGATTGCCTAGAAGTAAGGCATGCATTGGCAATTCTAGACAAGATTAAATCATTGTTTACGCTGAAATTGTCTTCAAACTACGATTTCATCCTTACTTGTATGTTTTGCCAATCCATATTTGTGCCTCATTTGCACAGGATAAAAGATATATTATTCCAGAGATTTGTTATCAACATGAAAATATCGAATATTTGGTCTAAAAGACTGGCTAAATGTATAGCAATATTGAACGATAGGGATTCCGTTCATAGCGTGATTGAATGTGTTCAGTATATATTGGAAACTTCTAAATCCAAGGGTGTATTGTCACAAAATCACTATCCTTCAATTCTATCATTGTCAAATCTTTTAGATACGTTGCCACAAATGCCTTGTGATGTTAATTTGACTGGAtccaattatattttttgcaaatgCTTGCTCGCGTTAAGTATTTCTACTAGacaattatcacaaatattgcCAAAAATCGCTCTCAATTTGGATATACTATATGAAGGTGATGTGGACAACGATTTGTTTTGTTTATCAACATCTGATAGCCAAGCTGCAGTTAACTTATTGATGCaactatatatacaaaataagGTAACCGATATACCTAATGAATTGCACGAGATACGTCACCCCGGGCTTTTAATGTTATGTAATttgaatgaaaattttgaacaattCAGGATGAATAAGTGTGTAGAGTTCATGTCAACGGTCAGCCAAGAATCTTGCTGTCACTGTGCATGGGCCTGTATTGCCTATGCATCTTATGTTATCGAACAGAAATTCAACTTTGAATTTTCAATGGAGATGGTTAAAGTGATATATAGGGTGTTACCatgtttaattaaaatggTTAAGTCCAAGAATGAGCCTTTACATTGGGATTTAGATGCAATTTTGGAGTACAGAATTAATGAAATACATCCTTCAATTAAGTGTCTAAAGGGgacaatttggaatatttaCTATGATGGTACAGTTAGTGTCGGCTCTGACGcttgtaaatatttatcactagtaaataaatatgctCCAAGAATCATTAAAAGTTTATCAAATCCAAATGTATTGCAGTTGGTgtatcaaatttcaatGTGTACTGGATCCATTGAAGTTATAGCAAATAAAATCGCAATTTCACTATGA
- a CDS encoding hypothetical protein (overlaps_old_locusTagID:BBM_III07365) has protein sequence MGDLESGLSQEQRSHLISGYKNVRDGSLHIYNSARLASETEETAATVLKELTTQREVINRTRHSLVNISEIHEEAQGLIHDINRGDFVNKLVLYGIIVLETIAIFSIFISKIIKR, from the exons ATGGGGGATTTGGAGAGTGGGTTATCACAAGAGCAACGATCCCACTTAATTTCAGGTTACAAGAACGTTCGAGATGGTagtttacacatttataattCTGCAAG actTGCAAGTGAGACTGAGGAAACTGCTGCTACGGTACTTAAGGAGTTGACAACACAAAGGGAGGTCATAAACCGTACTAGACATTCA ttggtaaatatttctGAGATACACGAGGAAGCTCAAGGGCTCATTCACGATATAAATCGTGGAGATTTCGTTAATAAGCTTGTATTATACGGCATTATCGTATTAGAAACTATTGCtatatttagtatattCATTTCAAAGATCATAAAGCGCTAG
- a CDS encoding small subunit ribosomal protein S8e (overlaps_old_locusTagID:BBM_III07370), translating to MGISRDSRHKRRSTGGRFPIHQKKRKYELGRPPANTKLGPRLVRKVRCRGGNIKFRALKLDSGNFAWSTQRMSKLTRITNVVYNASSNELVRTNTLVKNTIVTIDAAPYKLWFQNQYGIDISKLKESKDYESLPKEAQISPDMVEQIASGKILACISSRPGQTGRCDGYLLEDAELKFYKRKLDKKKRKKKV from the exons ATGGGTATCTCTAGGGATAGTCGGCATAAACGCAGGAGCACCGGTGGTCGGTTTCCAATTCACCAAAAGAAACGCAAATATGAGCTTGGAAGGCCTCCGGCTAATACCAAACTTGGCCCTCGCTTAGTCAGGAAAGTTAGATGTCGAGGGGGTAACATCAAATTTAGAGCCTTGAAGCTTGACTCAGGAAACTTTGCCTGGTCAACTCAAA GAATGTCTAAATTGACGCGTATAACAAATGTTGTCTACAACGCTAGTAGTAACGAATTAGTTCGAACTAACACATTAGTCAAGAATACTATTGTTACAATAGACGCAGCACCATACAAATTGTGGTTTCAAAACCAATATGGAATTGATATTTCCAAGTTGAAAGAGAGTAAAGATTATGAAAGTTTGCCCAAAGAGGCCCAGATTAGTCCTGATATGGTCGAGCAGATCGCTTCTGGCAAGATCCTTGCATGTATATCTTCAAGGCCTGGACAAACGGGTAGATGTGATGGTTATCTTTTGGAGGATGCGGAGCTCAAGTTTTACAAACGTAAACTTGACAAGAAGAAAAGGAAGAAGAAGGTTTAG
- a CDS encoding hypothetical protein (overlaps_old_locusTagID:BBM_III07375), whose product MFRVKVITRKLDGASYENSEPTLAHSKVESKVLYPLFIIAGS is encoded by the coding sequence ATGTTCCGAGTCAAAGTTATAACCCGTAAATTAGATGGAGCATCGTACGAAAATAGCGAGCCAACACTTGCCCATTCTAAGGTAGAATCCAAGGTACTTTATCCGTTATTCATAATAGCTGGATCTTAA